In Deinococcus psychrotolerans, a genomic segment contains:
- a CDS encoding helix-turn-helix domain-containing protein — MLLEKTFVDTITYRPGVVILYPGKSEMLYRVASGLVRIHTMDDDGNGLTLRYVKPGQYFGEEALAGSDRQYFAEAVTDSTVDVINPALMSNEDNLEVTTHLVRTLERAYESIYRLVGKRLRARIAGELLELKDTALASQLDSGETMIYATHDELAAAVGSVRETVTKVVGELSRDGVISAGYGKITLRDEKALARISAE, encoded by the coding sequence ATGCTCCTCGAAAAAACTTTTGTCGACACCATCACCTACCGCCCCGGCGTCGTGATCCTCTATCCCGGCAAGTCCGAAATGCTTTACCGGGTGGCCAGCGGCCTCGTCCGAATCCACACCATGGACGACGACGGCAATGGCCTGACCCTGCGCTACGTCAAGCCCGGTCAGTATTTTGGTGAAGAAGCCCTGGCCGGTTCAGACCGCCAGTATTTCGCTGAAGCCGTGACCGACAGCACCGTGGACGTGATCAACCCCGCGCTGATGAGCAACGAGGACAACCTCGAAGTCACCACCCACCTCGTCCGCACGCTCGAACGCGCTTACGAAAGCATTTACCGCCTCGTGGGCAAGCGTCTGCGGGCACGCATCGCCGGCGAACTGCTGGAACTCAAAGACACGGCACTGGCCAGCCAGCTCGACAGCGGCGAAACCATGATCTACGCCACCCATGACGAACTGGCCGCCGCCGTGGGCAGCGTGCGCGAAACCGTCACCAAAGTGGTCGGCGAACTCAGCCGCGACGGTGTGATCAGCGCGGGCTACGGCAAGATCACCCTGCGCGACGAAAAAGCGCTGGCCCGCATCTCCGCCGAGTAA
- the gyrA gene encoding DNA gyrase subunit A, producing MTGILPVDITTEVKTNFINYAMNVIVDRALPDVRDGMKPVQRRIMYAMLQEGLLSNHKHAKSAAVVGEVMKKYHPHGDSSIYDAMVRLGQWWNMRYTLVDPQGNFGSMDGDAAAAMRYTEARMTKLAEEVLADLEKETVISKPNYDETTEEPSVLPAAFPNLLVNGASGIAVGMATNIPPHNLTEIINGLLAITEKPGDTAQEKAALMTLDEMMTHVTGPDFPTGGRLSKSGIREAYLTGHSGLKVRGKARIEEKNGRHQIIISEIPYQVNKTNLIQTISAMYKAGKIPDISALRDESDRKDPVRIVVELKRSAMPTLVLNQLYKYTQLQTTFTVMNLSIVDGQPRVLPLIDTMMYFLAHRADVVTRRTVYELKQAKARAHVLNGLLKALDHIDEVIALIRRSNTGSEAKDGLMLRFALDDIQAQAILDMRLQRLTGLERERLQGEYNELMTIVTRLESILGDKKLLWREIRKELRELREKYGDERRTVVTEDEEDINREDLIAVEDMVITMTRAGYLKRTNLDAYREQKRGGRGSSGGKLREEDINTRVFVGSTHDYLLFFTDKGRVFHEKIYDLPEAGRDAKGSHIRNLLPGLREEENIASVLSVGGFDEAGCFVFATKNGIIKKTLITEYSNISSAGLIAINLQDNDELIGVGIVQDGDHVVLATKNGKAMRFDSAEVRDTGRATQGVIGIRLREGESDQVVSMTLVPGGDENSELLAVSEYGLGKRTPVGDYPSKGRGGLGVITLDVTEKTGSLVALTRVGGNEELMVLTEKGTVIRTRVDDIRVTGRNAQGVKVINIQDKDRVISAFSVRREDEL from the coding sequence ATGACTGGAATCCTACCTGTTGACATCACCACCGAAGTCAAGACCAATTTTATCAATTACGCCATGAACGTTATCGTTGACCGTGCTCTGCCGGACGTACGCGACGGCATGAAGCCGGTGCAGCGCCGGATCATGTACGCCATGTTGCAAGAAGGCCTGTTGAGCAACCACAAGCACGCCAAATCGGCGGCCGTGGTCGGCGAAGTGATGAAGAAGTACCATCCGCACGGCGACAGTTCTATTTATGACGCGATGGTGCGCCTCGGGCAGTGGTGGAACATGCGCTACACCTTGGTTGATCCGCAGGGCAACTTCGGCAGCATGGACGGCGACGCGGCGGCGGCCATGCGCTATACCGAGGCCCGCATGACCAAACTGGCCGAGGAAGTGCTGGCCGACTTGGAAAAAGAAACCGTGATCTCCAAGCCCAATTACGACGAGACCACCGAAGAACCCAGCGTGCTGCCCGCCGCCTTCCCGAATCTGCTGGTCAACGGCGCGTCGGGCATTGCTGTGGGCATGGCCACCAACATCCCGCCGCACAACCTGACTGAGATCATCAACGGCCTGCTGGCCATTACCGAAAAGCCCGGCGACACCGCGCAGGAAAAAGCCGCGCTGATGACGCTCGACGAAATGATGACGCACGTCACCGGCCCCGACTTTCCGACCGGCGGCCGCCTTTCCAAAAGCGGGATCCGGGAAGCGTACCTGACCGGACACTCCGGCCTCAAGGTGCGCGGCAAGGCCCGCATCGAAGAGAAAAACGGGCGGCACCAAATCATCATTTCCGAGATTCCTTATCAGGTCAACAAAACCAACTTGATTCAGACCATCTCGGCCATGTACAAAGCCGGCAAGATTCCTGATATCTCGGCTCTGCGCGACGAATCAGACCGCAAAGACCCCGTCCGCATCGTGGTGGAACTCAAACGCAGCGCCATGCCGACGTTGGTGCTCAATCAGCTGTATAAATACACCCAACTGCAAACCACCTTCACGGTGATGAACCTCAGCATCGTGGACGGCCAGCCGCGCGTGTTGCCGCTGATCGACACCATGATGTACTTCCTGGCCCACCGCGCCGACGTGGTGACGCGCCGCACCGTCTACGAGCTCAAGCAGGCCAAAGCGCGGGCGCACGTCCTGAACGGGCTGCTTAAAGCGCTCGATCACATCGACGAAGTCATCGCCTTGATTCGCCGCAGCAACACCGGCAGCGAGGCCAAAGACGGTTTGATGCTGCGCTTTGCCCTCGACGACATTCAGGCGCAGGCGATTTTGGATATGCGCCTTCAACGCCTGACCGGCCTGGAGCGCGAGCGGTTGCAAGGCGAGTACAACGAACTGATGACCATCGTGACCCGTTTGGAGAGCATCCTCGGCGACAAAAAGCTGCTGTGGCGCGAGATTCGCAAGGAGCTGCGCGAGTTGCGCGAAAAGTACGGCGACGAGCGGCGCACCGTGGTCACCGAAGACGAAGAGGACATCAACCGCGAAGACTTGATCGCCGTGGAAGATATGGTCATTACCATGACGCGGGCGGGCTACCTCAAGCGCACCAATCTGGACGCTTACCGTGAACAAAAACGCGGCGGGCGCGGCTCGTCGGGCGGCAAACTGCGCGAGGAAGACATCAACACCCGCGTCTTTGTCGGCAGCACCCACGATTACCTGCTGTTCTTCACCGATAAGGGCCGCGTCTTCCACGAAAAGATTTACGATCTGCCGGAAGCCGGGCGCGATGCCAAGGGTTCGCACATCCGCAACCTGTTGCCGGGCCTGCGCGAGGAAGAAAATATCGCCTCGGTGCTGAGCGTGGGCGGCTTTGATGAAGCGGGCTGCTTCGTGTTCGCCACTAAGAACGGCATCATCAAGAAAACCCTGATCACCGAGTATTCCAACATCTCCTCGGCGGGTTTGATCGCCATCAACTTACAAGACAACGACGAGCTGATCGGCGTGGGCATCGTGCAAGACGGCGACCATGTGGTGCTGGCCACCAAGAACGGCAAGGCCATGCGCTTCGACTCTGCCGAAGTGCGCGACACCGGACGCGCCACCCAGGGCGTCATCGGCATTCGCCTGCGCGAGGGCGAAAGCGACCAAGTGGTCAGCATGACGCTGGTACCGGGCGGCGACGAGAACAGTGAACTGTTGGCCGTCTCGGAATACGGTCTGGGCAAGCGCACTCCTGTCGGTGATTATCCCAGCAAAGGGCGCGGCGGCTTGGGCGTCATCACATTGGACGTGACCGAAAAAACCGGCAGCCTGGTGGCGCTCACCCGCGTGGGTGGCAACGAGGAACTGATGGTGCTGACCGAGAAAGGCACCGTGATTCGCACCCGCGTGGACGACATCCGCGTGACGGGCCGCAATGCGCAGGGCGTCAAGGTCATCAATATTCAGGACAAAGACCGTGTCATCAGCGCCTTCTCGGTGCGCCGCGAAGACGAATTGTAA